In Thermoanaerobaculum aquaticum, the DNA window GGACCAGTGTTTCACGTGCGTATCGGCTGCCTGGATCGGAAACCACTGTTTTCGAACCCCAAGCTTGCCCAGGCTGCAGTTGACGCGCTGCGCTTCTACGGCCAAAGCCGGATCAACCTTTTTGCTTACTGCATCATGCCGGACCACATTCATGTACTCATGGCTCTGCGGCAAGAACAGGATAGCCTAGGCCGCTGGGTGGCGGATTTTAAGCGTTGGCTCGGCAAATTTGACGTGCAATTCCAGCCGGGTTTCTTCGAGCATGTGCTCCGGAAACAGGAGAAGCTCGCCGTCGTGGCGCGGTACATCGTAGGGAACCCGATACGTGCGGGCTTGATGGCTCCAGGGAAACCGTGGCCCTGGGCCGGCATTATGGGCGATTGTGAACAGGGAGACGGGTAGCTCGGCGTGTGTCGCCGCCGGTCCACTTGTGGGGCCGCCGCTCCGCGGCGGCAGAAAAAAGACCCGCGCAGGAGCGCGGGTCCCACATTTTTCAGCGCGGGTCCCACATTTCGAGCGCGGGTCCCGCAGTTTTCTCTGTGCGGGGCCGCCGCTCCGCGGCGGCAGAAAAAAGACCCGCGCAGGAGCGCGGGTCCCACATTTTTTAGCGCGGGTCCCACATTTGCCGAGGTGGTCGCGTTTGCGGTGTGGAGTCGCCTTTGAAGATTCGTTCTCCGTTAGACTTCGCCTATGGCGGTGTTAGCGCACGTGGTGCTGGTTTCGCCGGAAATCCCCTGGAATACCGGCAACGTGGGTCGCAGCTGCCTGGCCTTTGGCGCTCAGCTCCACCTGGTGCGGCCCCTGGGGTTTTCTCTTTCATCTTCAGCCCTGAAGCGGGCTGGCCTCGATTACTGGGAGCACGTGCAGCCGCGGGTTTGGGACAGCTGGCCGGCTTTTGCGGGGGCTTTGCCGGTGCTGGGCGAGGCGTTCTTTTTTTCTGCGGAAGGGGAGCGCAGCCTGTTCGAGATTGCCTTTCCGCCCCACCCGGTGCTGGTCTTTGGGCGGGAATCGGTGGGCTTGCCTGAAAGCTTGCGGCGGCAGTTTGCCGAAAGGCTGGTGCGGATTCCCCAGGAACCGGGAGTGGTTCGCTCTCTGAACCTTTCTTCGGCGGTGGCGGTGGCCTTGGCCGAGGTATACCGCCAGCAGCGGGTGCCGAAATAAAGAAAGGCGCTTTTGGGTTTTTGGGGCTAGCCCGGATGCAAACTGGGCAGAAAG includes these proteins:
- a CDS encoding transposase, with the protein product MSFPGRPRRLEGFPYDRPGPVFHVRIGCLDRKPLFSNPKLAQAAVDALRFYGQSRINLFAYCIMPDHIHVLMALRQEQDSLGRWVADFKRWLGKFDVQFQPGFFEHVLRKQEKLAVVARYIVGNPIRAGLMAPGKPWPWAGIMGDCEQGDG
- a CDS encoding tRNA (cytidine(34)-2'-O)-methyltransferase, which translates into the protein MAVLAHVVLVSPEIPWNTGNVGRSCLAFGAQLHLVRPLGFSLSSSALKRAGLDYWEHVQPRVWDSWPAFAGALPVLGEAFFFSAEGERSLFEIAFPPHPVLVFGRESVGLPESLRRQFAERLVRIPQEPGVVRSLNLSSAVAVALAEVYRQQRVPK